From Candidatus Acididesulfobacter guangdongensis:
GCCGGCAACGCTATAGTGTTTAAACCTTCCGTGAATGGTTCTGTTGTTGCGTATTATTTAGTTCAGGCACTGCTGGAATCAGGTTTGCCGGAAAAAGCGATATGCCTTCTATACGGCGATAGAGATACAGGCGAGGCAATTACTTCAAACGACAAAATAAGAATGATAAGCTTTACCGGAAGTCCTAAAGCAGGCAGAGAAATTATGGCAAAAGGCGGATTGAAAAAATATACTATGGAACTCGGAAGCAATTCTGCTTTAATTATAGACAAAGATGCAGATATAGCCGAAGCTGCTAAAAAATCCGTTATCGGTTCTTTTTATAATTCCGGTCAGGTATGCATATCGCTGCAAAGAATATATGTTCATAAAGATGTAGAGCAATCTTTTATAAAACATTTTGTCGAAGAAACAAAAAAACTTAAAGTAGGCGATCCGTCAGATAAAGATACCGATATAGGACCGATAATCAGCGATGAATCAAAAGAGCGGGTTGATTCTTGGATAAAAGAAGCGGTTGCCGACGGAGCAAAAATAGAAACAGGCGGCAGTTTTACAGGCAGCGTTTTAGAACCCACTATCTTTTCTAATGTTCACCAAAAGATGAAAATATCGTGCCTTGAAGTTTTTGCGCCTATTGTAAGCATCGTCTCTTTTGAGGACATAAAAGAAGCCGTTGATTATGTCAATGACTCAATATATGGTCTTCAGGCAGGCGTTTATACAAATAATATGCAAAATGCGATGTACTGCATAAAACATATCGATGCCGGAGGCGTGCTGATTAACGATATTCCCACTACGAGAGCCGACCATCAGCCATATGGCGGCGTCAAAGAATCCGGTTTTGGAAGAGAGGGTGTAAAATACGCCGCGGAAGAGATGACGGAATTAAAATTTATAAGTTTTTCATAGAGTTTAACTTCTCTTACAGTCTGTTGGTTTGGCAGCTGTCTATCAGGCGTAGTCATGTCCTCATGTCACAAACCTTTACGTGTTTGACGGCCTGTTAGTTTATCGGCTATTTAGCATAGCTCATGTTTTAAACAAGCTCTTATGTTTGTTAGTTTGTTAGCCGCTGCCGGTAGTTTATTGTTCACGATATTTGGTAATGTTTTTACATTCTTGCAAGAATATCCGCCGCATATAAAGCATAGTATGTTATGATTATATCTGCTCCGGCACGTTTTATAGATGTCAGCATTTCAATAGCCGCTCTTTCTTCGTCTAAATATCCTGCCCGTGCGGCAGCTTTTATCATTGAATATTCTCCGGACACATTATAAGCTGCCAACGGTCTTTTGAAAGTCTGTTTTATTCTGTATATTATATCAAGATAGCTTAATGCCGGTTTTACCATTATAATATCGGCGCCTTCATCAATATCCAATTCTGTTTCGAGAACTGCTTCGTCTGAATTTGCGGGATTCATCTGATATGCTTTTCTGTTGCCGAATTTTGGCGTACAATCCGCTGCATCTCTGAAAGGTTCGTAAAAACTTGAAGCATACTTTGAAGAATAAGACATTATAGGAATATTTATAAGCTGTTCGTCATCTAAAGCCTCTCTGATTTTTTTAACCCTGCCGTCCATCATATCGGAAGGAGCTATTATATCGGCACCGGCTTTTGCGTATGATACGCTGATTTTAGCAAGATATTCGAGTGTTTCATCGTTTTTAACATAACCTTGGGCGTCAACTATACCGCAATGACCATGGGATGTATAATCGCATAGACAGACATCCGTTATAACGATTAAATCAGGATAAATTTCTTTTACGGCTCTTAAAGTTTGCTGAACTATACCGTTATCGGAATAGCTTTCCGAACCTATTTCATCTTTATGTTCAGGAACGCCGAAAATAAGTATGCCGCCAATTTTTAAATTTTTTACGTTTTTAAGTTCTTTCAGAAGTTCGTCTATCGTATATCTAAATTGTCCGGGCATCGTATTTATCGGTTCTTTTTTGCCTGCGCCGTGCATAACAAAATAAGGCATGATAAATTTTGACGGATCAAGCGAATTTTCGCTTACTAATTTTAATAAATTTTGTGAGGTTCTTAATCTTCTCGGTCTTATATAAGGAAAACCAGAATTCATATTTGTAATCCCCTGTTTGATATTACAAAACACTTTTTAATTATATTTATTGTATTATATAATGTTTTTTTATTACTTTCAATGTTGCAAATTATATTTTTATTTTTAAAATGTATGGTTATAAAAAATTTGTTTTTGCTAACTCATTTGACCTCATGTAAAAAGATTATATAAAAGCGAAATTCTTCTTTCGGCAAGGTTGATATACTCCTGGTTTATATCATAGCCTATAAATTTTCTTTCCGCTTTTAATGCTGCTGCCGCTGTTGTCCCGCTTCCCATAAACGGGTCGAGAATAATATCGTCTTTAAATGAGTATAATTGAATCAAACGAAAAGGCAGTTCTTCCGGAAATGGTGCAGGGTGTCCTATTCTTCTTGCGCTTTCGGCTTTCATTGTCCAAATTGATTTTGTCCATTCCATAAATTGTTCTTTGACAATTGTATTTTGCTTTCCTTTTCCGATTCTGTTATAATCCCCTTTTGAAAAAACTAAAATATATTCGTGAATATCCCGAAGAATAGGGTTTGTTGAACTTAACCAGCTTCCCCAAGCTGTTGATGGACTTGCACTCGCCGCCTTATTCCAAATTATTTCTCCACGCATATTAAAACCGATGTCAATCATCATTGTTGAAATGTAATCGGAAAGTGGAATATAAGGTTTGCGACCGAGATTTGCAATATTAATACAAGCACGACCGCCATTCACTAAAACTCTATAAGTTTCTCTAAATGAATTTTCAAGCAAGTGTAAATATTCTTGCAGTGAAAGGTCATTATCATATTCTTTTGAAACATTATAAGGGGGCGAAGTTATCATTAAATGCACGGAATTGTCCGGCAATTCTTTCATATTTTCGGCAGAACCGAGAATGAATTTATTTAATAGTTCATCGGGTAGCTTTTTCTCAGTCTTGTCTATTACTTCTTTAATTTCAATAGCTGAATATAATTTTGAATTATAAAACATTGAACTATCATGATTAATTCTTCCTTTAGTTCCGAAAGCACTTGTTTCTGTTCCTTTTGATTTTTTCATTTTATGTTCCGAATTAAAGTTAAGAATTTGTCCGCTTTTGCAGTGTCGGTTATTTCCATATTTGCAATTGAAATAATTTTCCCAAGATCGATTTTAGAAATCATTGATGAAAAATAGTTTATATCGCTTTCTATAAGTTTTTTGGATGATTGAAAAATCATATCTGTTGCTTCAATTGTTTGAAAACCTTTTTCAGGGGTAATTTTAATAAAATCGCTTCTCGTCGGTTTAGGATTAAGCGACCAAAAACCTTGAATGACCCCTGAAGTTTTTAAGAAGTCTACTTTTTTGATATAACTTTCCGTGATCGGACTATTACCTAAAATAACAATAGGAATTTTCGTTGAAGCAAGCCCCGACACTCTGATGTTAATCGATTTCCCGATTGCTTTTAACATGGAGTCCGAACGAAGCAAAGCAGGGTTGCCTTTGTGCTGTTTATAATCTCCTATAAATTCTATTTTGTCTGGCGCAGTAAACTTGTAATTAGAAACTATGCTCATTTTAATTTCAAAGATTAATTTTATATTATCCGGTTGTTGAATAACATCATTAGTCGTGCAAAATGCAAGGTCTGCGCTTGATTTTCTGGTAAGACTGAGTTCCTCGCAAATTACGCCGTTGACTGCAAAAAGCCCTAATTCTTTAGCGATTGGTTCAAAAAGCGTTTTGCACCATTTTTCGGTAAATTGTCCAATGAGTGAATTTCTGCTCTGCAAAGTCTGTCCTTCTGCGTCATAACCCTTTGGAATATAAGCATAATAACCGCTTTGTAAGTTATAAAAAAGCTTTTCCGGCGAGGCAAAATTTTTAAGAGCTTCTATAAAGAATTTAATTTCGGTTTCGTTGTTCCAAAGCGCCATTACGTACAACCTTATATTATTTTATTAATAAATTTTACGATATTATAACATTATTTTCATTTATATTTTTAAAAAAACTATAAAGCAGATTCAAAGGCTTTTTTGAAAAAAATTTCGGCGTCTTTTGATCTGCCGGATTTTTTAAGACATTCTGCGTAGTTAAAATAATAGTCGGGATTATAGCTATTAAGCGCAATGGCTTTTTTGAATAATTTAAGAGCGTTAGAATAATTGGCTTTAATCACGCCGGTAATATTATCATCAGTATATATATTTCCATTTCCTATGTCATTATATAGTTCAGAGAGTACCGGTATATATTCGTTTGTTATAAACATAGCAGAGCTAAAGCAAATTTCATCTTTAGTATAATAATTTTTGGTTCTTGATTCCCACATATTTAAAATATCAAAGAATTTTGAATTAATATTATTATATGCTGCGTTGCTTTCTTCTATCTTTATTTTATCAAAATCCCCATTGATTTTATAATGGATTTTATCAAACTCTTCGAAAGTTTCGGATGTTGAGCCGGCACTATAATTTTCAAAGGCAGTACTGTACATTTCTTCAGCATAAGAATTTTTAAAATCGTTATATATTTTTTTACTGAAATTCATCATATTGTAAAAGAAAGTAAGTTTTTCATATTCTTTAAATTCATATAAATATTTGCATAAATCGAAAAAAAGCGGCGTATAATTGTAGTTATATGTATAAGTATAAGTTGAATAATCTGGTTCATGCGGTTCATTGCAGTATTTATATTCTATTTTATCATTATTATTAATTTCTTTTCTATCTATTATTATTTTTATATTTGTAGTATCGTCACCATTAATTTCATTTCCATTTGTTGTTATAGTTATTAGATCATTATTATCAATTTCCTTTTCATCTGTTTCTATATTTTTTATATCATTATTATTAATTTCTTTTTCATTTACTGTTGTATTTATTATATCTTTTAGCGAGTTGATAGTATTAAATATCTCCAGATATATAAGAATTTGTTTCGTTATTGCAGATTTATCATAAGCGCTAAGATATTCATTGCCGATTATAATGACATTATAATATTCAGTCATTATTTTTTTTAAGAAAGTATTGCAGGCATTATTAATATTTATTCTGCTTGATATTGGAGCGCTTAATTTAAATTTTTTAACGAACTCTTTAATATTACAGGTTTTTTCGAAATTATCTATATGCGCTTTTATTGCCGTAAAGTTTCCGTTTATATAGTATGATTTTAATAAATTTAATCTCAAATCTATATTTGAGTCATTATTTGTATTATTGCCGCAGTCATTGAGCCCATTATAGTTATCGTAATTATTAAAACTATTACTTTTGGATAAAAATTGTTCGGCATTTTTCTGAAATGCCTGAATGCCTTCATAAAATCTTGCTAATTTATTTAATTCATAATAATAATTCATTCGTTTTCTCCGGTAATATTATATAATTTTATTGTAGGTTGTTAATTCCTTTATAAAATTGTTTAAACCTGCAAATGCGATGAGTTTTTCTTTTTCAGATAAATTTTTTAATGAATATATTCTTAGATCTTCATCGGTTTTATAATCAGTGAATTTTAGCTTTAATGCGCTTTCATTATTTATTGCCATTGTTAATCTGCAGGAAGAGTTGGATTCTACCGTTGTCTTAATTTCATTCAGTAAAATCTTTTCGGATGTAGAAAGTTCGCCGATAGTACTAAGCAAATTTTTCATTTCATTTTCGTTTGTAATATTTTGCTTAAAGTCGGCGTTATTTGATTCTATATTTTTTTCGAAATTATACTCTTTGTAATGAGATAAATTTTTGTCTATAAAAACATCGCATGAGTCAATTTGCTTATGATTATCTTCGCTAAGCGCCACATAGTTTGCAATATTGTCTGCACCGCCGTCTTGCAGCTGGTTTATGTGATGAATCTGTACTGGAGTCTGTTTTTTATTTATGTTTATATCTAAACTCGTATTCATATGTTGATTGCCGGAAATATTTACCTGAGAATAAATTGATTTTGCATATTCATAGTCTCTTTTTTTAATATATTCTCTTACTTTGTCCCAGTTAAAATGGGATTCTAATTCCATTATTTTTTTATTGTCAATGGAAATTTTTATATTTTTGAACCCGTCAAGATAATTCTTGTAATAGTTAAGCGCTCCGAGCAGCGGTTTGCTTGATTCAGGAATAGTTTTAGAAATGATATTTTCAATGTTGTCTGATTTATTTTTCCATATATATACGCTTGGTTTTTCGAGCAATTCATACGTTACCGTATTGATAATTGTATGGCTATGGATGTCCGGCAATTGCAAATTATCTATGTTAAGGTTTTTGACATCGTTAAAGTGCTCTTTTTTAAATAAACTATTATTTTCATTTATTGCCGTTTTTGTTATGTTTCTTTCGCTGTCCGTTTTTGAAACTATCGTTATAGTTCCGGGCGCAGTTTTTTTAATATTTATATTAAGACCGTTTTCTTTTAATTCAAAATAATTTTTCAGAGTAAAGTCGGATAATTTAAATTCGTTATTCAGACTGTAGTTCCCTGTATTTTTTTTAATATTAATTTCTTTGAATTTATCCTGTGAAATTAAGATATTTTTTACCGCTATATCCCTGCCGTATTTCGTCATCTCATGAAATTTTACTCCCTGAATTTCTACTATGGGATTTTCGGAAACTGAAGTTGAATATGTCATGTTTTTTATACTGCCTAAGGTTTTTTCGTCTATTATGCCATAAGTTTTTATTAGAAAATCATTATTATTTTTTATTATAAAACCAGAATTGCATAAATTTTTAATTTCGCTTTCCGCTTCCATTATTTTAGAACTTCTTAACTTTTCATCATTAAAGGATTTAATAGCATTTATTTTATCTGTTAAATTTTCAAATCTGGTTATTTTTTCTGATAATTCGCCGATATCTTTTTCAGATATATTTAAATTTTTTTTTATCTTATTGTTTTTATTATCATGCAAATTTTTAATATTTAAATTATTTTTTAAATTGTCTGCTTTTTCTAATACTTTAACGTTCAGTTCCATTTTGCAATCCTTTTAAGTTGACGTTATAAGTTTATGTTATACGTAACTGCGTATAAATGTATCTGCTATAAGTTGATATTGAAGTTTATGTTATAAATGCGTGTTATAAGTTTATGCTATCGATATAAGCTGCCAATCCGAGAAGGCGCCGTCTCTATCGCCGCTCTGTGTGCTGCCGATATAATAAAATAAAAATAGCTATCCGGCGTTAAATTATTTATTGTTTATAGCGTATATAATAAATTTAACAAAAATATATTTCATTATTATGAATGTTTTGTTAAAATTGAATTAAATTAATGTAAAAATTTGATGATATATATTAAAAATAAAGCTATAAATTTTACTTATAAACTGATAATATATTTTAGATACAAGCGCCGCGAATTGCGTATGAGGAGTTATTAAATATTTATGTTTACGACTATCTACAATCTTTATTTATCATAATCATAATCATAATTATCATTATCAAAATTAAATTATTAAATAATAAATTATTAAATTAATAAATTTTCAAATTATCCGGATACCATTAACATGGATTTAAAAAAAATTAAGAATAGTCTATTTATTTTCAATACAATGAGCGGTTCTAAAGAATTATTTAAACCGCTCAATAAAAATAAAGTGCTGATGTATGTTTGCGGCATTACCGCATATGATTTTTCGCATATAGGGCACGCAAGGGCATATATCACGTTTGATATTATTTACCGTTATTTAAAGCATTTAGGATTTGATACCGTATATGTCAGAAATTTTACCGATATCGATGATAAAATAATTAAAAAAGCTAATGAAGAAGGTGTTGCTTTTAATATTATTTCCGAACGCTTTATTGATGAATTTCACAATGATATGGATTCGCTGTCTGTCGAGCATCCTTCTTTTGAGCCTAAAGCTACTGAAACGATAGCGGATATGCTTTTATTTATTAAATCTTTAATAGATAAAGGTGTTGCATACGAAAAAAATAATGATGTTTTTTTTAAGGTCGATTCATTTAAAGAGTACGGCAAACTTTCTCATAAAAATATAGATGAATTGCTTTCAGGCGCAAGAATTCCTTTAAACGATGAAAAAGAAAATCCGCTTGATTTTGCGCTGTGGAAAAAATCAAAACCGAATGAGCCGCTCTGGGAAAGTCCATGGGGTCAGGGAAGACCTGGCTGGCACATTGAATGCTCTGCGATGAGCATGAAATTTCTCGGAGAGCAGATTGACATACATGGCGGCGGGTCAGATTTGATATTTCCGCATCATGAAAACGAAATAGCCCAGAGTGAAAGTTTCACCGGAAAAAAATTTGTTAATTACTGGATCCATAACGGATTTGTTAATATTAACAACGAAAAAATGTCAAAATCCTTAAAAAATTATATAACTATCAGGGACTTACTTAAAGATTACGAACCTGAAGTTATAAGAATATTTTTTATGTTTACGCACTACAGGTCTTTTATAGATTTTTCACAGGGCGGACTTGAAAGCGCAAAACAATCCCTGATAAGGCTTTACGAGGCTGTCAGTTTATATATCTCTATTAAAAGTAAAATTGCCGATAAAATTATTGAGATTGTTAAAAATGACGGCGACAGTATAAATGGCAATAACATTCTAAATGATTCTAATAATAGCAACGAAACTGAAAATATAGAAATAGAGGATTATTTAAACGGTTTTTACAGCGCTATGAATGACGATTTTAATACCGCCAGCGCATTGTCCGTTTTATTTAATCTAATCAGAAAAACAAACCAAATTATAAATAATTCACTATCTAAAGGGTTTATTAACGATTATGAATTGGAATTTTTAGATAAATTTTATGATTTTATAAAAATTATACAGAATATTTTGGGAATATTAAAAAAAGACCCTCAGATATTTTTAGAAAAATATTTAAAAAATTTTGAAAATACAGAATTATCAGACGATGAAATTAAAAGTTATATTGACAAGAGAAATGAGTTCAGAAAAAATAAAGATTATAAATCTGCAGACGAAATACGCAAAATGCTTCTTGATAAAAAAATAGTATTGGAAGATACAGGTTTTGAAACAAAATATAAAATCGAAAATAAATTAGAAATAAATAATTAAAAATTAATATCAAATCTGAACTTATTTATAAATAATATGATTGTATAAAAAATTTAAAAATTAGGTTTAACGCAATATTGTAATAAAATTAAATTTAACAAGCTAATTTTTAACTTTGGAGGCGTTCAGCTTTAAATTTATAATTCTGAGGTTATAATTATTTTATTATTAATTTTATAGATTTTTATGAGTTTAGAGCGCGAA
This genomic window contains:
- a CDS encoding aldehyde dehydrogenase family protein, with translation MKKYPLFINGKWIDKDDFYEDVNPFSGEIEAYLSKPDKNDIKFAIDSVEKGFEQIKNLHAFERADILERTALNLEKNSKEIAHFITVEVGKAHKYSLVEVNRVANVFKFAAEEAKRLHGETVPMDAIKGYENKIAFYMRVPVGVIAAITPFNFPINLPAHKIAPAIAAGNAIVFKPSVNGSVVAYYLVQALLESGLPEKAICLLYGDRDTGEAITSNDKIRMISFTGSPKAGREIMAKGGLKKYTMELGSNSALIIDKDADIAEAAKKSVIGSFYNSGQVCISLQRIYVHKDVEQSFIKHFVEETKKLKVGDPSDKDTDIGPIISDESKERVDSWIKEAVADGAKIETGGSFTGSVLEPTIFSNVHQKMKISCLEVFAPIVSIVSFEDIKEAVDYVNDSIYGLQAGVYTNNMQNAMYCIKHIDAGGVLINDIPTTRADHQPYGGVKESGFGREGVKYAAEEMTELKFISFS
- the hemB gene encoding porphobilinogen synthase; amino-acid sequence: MNSGFPYIRPRRLRTSQNLLKLVSENSLDPSKFIMPYFVMHGAGKKEPINTMPGQFRYTIDELLKELKNVKNLKIGGILIFGVPEHKDEIGSESYSDNGIVQQTLRAVKEIYPDLIVITDVCLCDYTSHGHCGIVDAQGYVKNDETLEYLAKISVSYAKAGADIIAPSDMMDGRVKKIREALDDEQLINIPIMSYSSKYASSFYEPFRDAADCTPKFGNRKAYQMNPANSDEAVLETELDIDEGADIIMVKPALSYLDIIYRIKQTFKRPLAAYNVSGEYSMIKAAARAGYLDEERAAIEMLTSIKRAGADIIITYYALYAADILARM
- a CDS encoding site-specific DNA-methyltransferase; its protein translation is MKKSKGTETSAFGTKGRINHDSSMFYNSKLYSAIEIKEVIDKTEKKLPDELLNKFILGSAENMKELPDNSVHLMITSPPYNVSKEYDNDLSLQEYLHLLENSFRETYRVLVNGGRACINIANLGRKPYIPLSDYISTMMIDIGFNMRGEIIWNKAASASPSTAWGSWLSSTNPILRDIHEYILVFSKGDYNRIGKGKQNTIVKEQFMEWTKSIWTMKAESARRIGHPAPFPEELPFRLIQLYSFKDDIILDPFMGSGTTAAAALKAERKFIGYDINQEYINLAERRISLLYNLFT
- a CDS encoding tetratricopeptide repeat protein, with the translated sequence MNYYYELNKLARFYEGIQAFQKNAEQFLSKSNSFNNYDNYNGLNDCGNNTNNDSNIDLRLNLLKSYYINGNFTAIKAHIDNFEKTCNIKEFVKKFKLSAPISSRININNACNTFLKKIMTEYYNVIIIGNEYLSAYDKSAITKQILIYLEIFNTINSLKDIINTTVNEKEINNNDIKNIETDEKEIDNNDLITITTNGNEINGDDTTNIKIIIDRKEINNNDKIEYKYCNEPHEPDYSTYTYTYNYNYTPLFFDLCKYLYEFKEYEKLTFFYNMMNFSKKIYNDFKNSYAEEMYSTAFENYSAGSTSETFEEFDKIHYKINGDFDKIKIEESNAAYNNINSKFFDILNMWESRTKNYYTKDEICFSSAMFITNEYIPVLSELYNDIGNGNIYTDDNITGVIKANYSNALKLFKKAIALNSYNPDYYFNYAECLKKSGRSKDAEIFFKKAFESAL
- a CDS encoding cysteine--tRNA ligase; this translates as MDLKKIKNSLFIFNTMSGSKELFKPLNKNKVLMYVCGITAYDFSHIGHARAYITFDIIYRYLKHLGFDTVYVRNFTDIDDKIIKKANEEGVAFNIISERFIDEFHNDMDSLSVEHPSFEPKATETIADMLLFIKSLIDKGVAYEKNNDVFFKVDSFKEYGKLSHKNIDELLSGARIPLNDEKENPLDFALWKKSKPNEPLWESPWGQGRPGWHIECSAMSMKFLGEQIDIHGGGSDLIFPHHENEIAQSESFTGKKFVNYWIHNGFVNINNEKMSKSLKNYITIRDLLKDYEPEVIRIFFMFTHYRSFIDFSQGGLESAKQSLIRLYEAVSLYISIKSKIADKIIEIVKNDGDSINGNNILNDSNNSNETENIEIEDYLNGFYSAMNDDFNTASALSVLFNLIRKTNQIINNSLSKGFINDYELEFLDKFYDFIKIIQNILGILKKDPQIFLEKYLKNFENTELSDDEIKSYIDKRNEFRKNKDYKSADEIRKMLLDKKIVLEDTGFETKYKIENKLEINN